From Gemmatimonadota bacterium, the proteins below share one genomic window:
- a CDS encoding isoprenylcysteine carboxylmethyltransferase family protein: MGDAPVDVVRHWMAVLLVIGYPPGVLYWYAVHPFAERWRRLGPAVSLAILLPALVGAVLAGLAVRASLIGADLGFTWATVLPGLLLYGLGLGVERRCRRQLRLRVLAGVPELSQARPGRLLTEGIYGRVRHPRYVAVLLTTTGWALVANHTGAYVLSLAASLALFGVVGLEERELADRFGHAWTEYARRVPRFVPRPGH; encoded by the coding sequence GTGGGAGACGCACCGGTGGACGTGGTGCGCCACTGGATGGCGGTGCTCCTGGTGATCGGCTACCCGCCCGGCGTGCTCTACTGGTACGCCGTCCATCCCTTCGCGGAGCGCTGGCGGCGTCTGGGACCCGCGGTCTCGCTGGCCATCCTGCTGCCCGCGCTGGTCGGGGCGGTCCTGGCCGGTCTGGCCGTCCGGGCGTCGCTCATCGGGGCCGATCTGGGCTTCACGTGGGCCACCGTCCTGCCGGGCCTGCTGCTGTACGGGCTGGGCCTGGGGGTGGAGCGCCGCTGCCGGCGTCAGCTCCGCCTCCGGGTGCTGGCCGGGGTGCCCGAGCTGTCCCAGGCCCGACCCGGCCGCCTCCTCACGGAGGGCATCTACGGCCGGGTGCGGCACCCGCGCTACGTGGCCGTGCTGCTCACCACCACCGGGTGGGCGCTGGTCGCCAACCACACGGGGGCCTACGTCCTCTCGCTGGCCGCCTCGCTGGCCCTGTTCGGGGTGGTGGGGCTGGAGGAGCGGGAGCTCGCCGACCGGTTCGGTCATGCCTGGACCGAATACGCTCGTCGGGTCCCCCGTTTCGTGCCCCGACCCGGTCACTGA
- a CDS encoding PadR family transcriptional regulator: MKGSLDLIQGTLDILILKALSWEPMHGYQVSSWIQGQSDRELQIEEGTLYPALHRLEERRLVEAEWGLSENNRRAKFYRLTQAGRDALNERTAVWERYSRAVGRILSAVQP, translated from the coding sequence ATGAAGGGCTCACTCGATCTGATCCAGGGCACGCTCGACATCCTGATCCTCAAGGCGCTGAGCTGGGAGCCGATGCACGGCTACCAGGTCTCGAGCTGGATCCAGGGGCAGAGCGACAGGGAGCTGCAGATTGAGGAGGGCACGCTCTACCCCGCGCTGCATCGCCTGGAGGAGCGCCGCCTGGTGGAAGCCGAATGGGGGCTCTCCGAGAACAACCGGAGAGCCAAGTTCTACCGGCTCACACAGGCCGGCCGCGACGCGCTGAACGAGCGCACGGCGGTGTGGGAGCGGTACTCGCGGGCGGTGGGGCGGATCCTGAGCGCGGTGCAGCCGTAG
- a CDS encoding L-dopachrome tautomerase-related protein: MKLVQHLLLLVLGVTAVVGLGVRLRYGGGKPFPELTVAEGIDQDRLEKVAELALPPAKVIVTAEGRTFFVAHPAMEADGAKLFEIVDGRPIAYPNEAFQAQLRAPSALALDGDGRLWVLDGGSMGIEPHRIYAFNLHANRVVHEHAFVPDVAEIGSYYADMQVTRDGNYVFIADASIVRRNPALVIYDVRKRRSRRVLEGHPGFMPQDWIVRTAQRDLVYYKGLVAFKAGLSGVALSWDGEWLYLTALSHDRLYRISTELLTGTEPRGGLASHLEDVGRKPLSDAVAFDRWGNVLVGDVEHGGVARLRGDAVQMLIRGEQIRWPSGFWSTGEGWVYIADAGLPDVLFQSPLHRAESAPYVLWRFRPSPPNRMALRE, encoded by the coding sequence ATGAAGCTGGTCCAGCATCTCCTGCTGCTGGTGCTCGGCGTGACGGCGGTCGTGGGACTGGGAGTGCGTCTGCGCTACGGCGGCGGCAAGCCCTTCCCCGAGCTCACCGTGGCGGAGGGCATCGATCAGGACCGTCTCGAGAAGGTGGCGGAGCTGGCGCTCCCCCCGGCCAAGGTCATCGTGACCGCCGAGGGCCGGACGTTCTTCGTGGCCCACCCGGCCATGGAGGCGGACGGGGCCAAGCTCTTCGAGATCGTGGACGGCCGCCCCATCGCCTATCCCAACGAGGCCTTCCAGGCCCAGTTGCGTGCGCCTTCGGCGCTGGCGCTGGACGGGGACGGACGCCTGTGGGTGCTGGACGGCGGTTCCATGGGCATCGAGCCGCACCGGATCTACGCCTTCAACCTGCACGCCAACCGGGTGGTGCACGAGCACGCCTTCGTCCCGGACGTGGCCGAGATCGGCTCGTACTACGCCGACATGCAGGTGACGCGCGACGGGAACTACGTCTTCATCGCCGACGCGAGCATCGTGCGGCGCAATCCCGCGCTGGTCATCTACGACGTGCGCAAGCGACGCAGCCGCCGCGTGCTGGAGGGCCATCCCGGGTTCATGCCGCAGGACTGGATCGTGCGCACGGCCCAGCGGGACCTGGTCTACTACAAGGGACTCGTGGCCTTCAAGGCCGGCTTGAGCGGCGTGGCCTTGAGCTGGGACGGCGAGTGGCTCTACCTGACGGCGCTGTCCCACGATCGCCTCTACCGCATCTCCACCGAGCTGCTGACCGGGACGGAGCCGCGCGGAGGCCTGGCGTCGCACCTGGAGGACGTGGGCCGCAAGCCACTGTCCGACGCGGTGGCGTTCGACCGCTGGGGCAACGTGCTGGTGGGGGACGTGGAGCATGGAGGCGTGGCGCGCCTGCGGGGCGACGCCGTGCAGATGCTGATCCGGGGCGAGCAGATCCGCTGGCCCTCGGGCTTCTGGAGCACCGGCGAGGGGTGGGTCTACATCGCCGACGCCGGCCTGCCGGACGTGCTGTTCCAGTCGCCGCTGCACCGGGCGGAGAGCGCTCCGTACGTGCTCTGGCGCTTCCGGCCCTCGCCGCCCAACCGCATGGCGTTGCGGGAGTAG
- a CDS encoding VOC family protein: MVVPVDDLDGASRAWREAGFTLKEGRLHPNGLRNRHVKLADGSSVELMAVVGEPTDALALGYRRFLQDGEGGAFLALGAPAESVATAATRVGIPVERSGGGPFRYVVPSGSGRDAVFFIEYATPVVDPDSLTTHANGSTGTAEVVVEADAGLVSLLEALGGVPCEDELAPMSRGRRIAVADGVVTVVPAPEGARPRVRVVRLRRAGERPRAAFLRLNGVDVVWPES; encoded by the coding sequence GTGGTTGTCCCCGTGGATGATCTGGATGGCGCCTCGCGTGCGTGGCGCGAGGCCGGCTTCACGCTCAAGGAGGGCCGGCTCCACCCGAACGGGCTCCGCAACCGGCACGTGAAGCTCGCCGACGGGAGCAGCGTGGAACTCATGGCTGTCGTGGGCGAGCCCACGGACGCCCTGGCGCTGGGGTACCGCCGCTTCCTGCAGGACGGAGAGGGCGGCGCCTTCCTGGCGCTGGGCGCTCCGGCGGAGAGCGTAGCCACCGCGGCCACGCGGGTGGGCATCCCGGTCGAGCGCAGCGGCGGCGGCCCCTTCCGCTACGTGGTCCCCTCGGGCTCCGGCCGGGACGCGGTGTTCTTCATCGAGTACGCCACGCCCGTGGTCGATCCCGACTCCCTGACCACCCACGCCAACGGGTCCACGGGCACCGCCGAGGTCGTGGTGGAGGCGGACGCCGGGCTCGTGTCCCTGCTCGAGGCGCTGGGCGGTGTACCCTGCGAGGACGAATTGGCGCCTATGTCCAGGGGACGTCGCATCGCCGTGGCGGATGGCGTGGTCACGGTGGTGCCCGCGCCCGAAGGGGCGCGCCCACGGGTGCGGGTGGTGCGCCTCCGACGGGCCGGCGAGCGCCCGCGCGCGGCGTTCCTGCGTTTGAATGGGGTGGACGTGGTCTGGCCGGAGTCATGA
- a CDS encoding ABC transporter permease: MQRFPGLRRVLRLAPLGRDVDGEVDDELALHLDLKVAELMREGWSEAEARAEARRRFGDYEGIRREVAEIAGRRRRKVERMERMGRWRQDLRYGIRQIGRHPGFAAVAVLTLALGIGATTAIFSVVSGVLLRSLPFADAERLVRVWVDPTNSMSEPDFVDVRDEGAAIEALAGYSTSDVTLTGDGEPSLLTSAQVSEGLLSIFQVTPVLGRDLREDEHGANAAPVAVISYGTWQQLFAGASDVLGRTLVINGVTTEIVGVAPEGFEFPRTVQIWMPRQINPDGCGRGCHTWVTVGRLAEGATIQQAQAEADRLASALAAEFPDSNTDKRFAIVSLQDDMVGDVRAGLWVVLASVIAVLLIACANVANLLLVRATARTGEMAVRGALGASRGRLATQMLVESGLLAAAGGALGLLLACGGVGALRGLSSGTIPRIEDVRVDGPVLLFALAIVVVVTLLVGLVPALRSSESAPAADLAHAGRGRSGSARQGPRRLLVALEVGLSVVLLIAAGLMLRTFNQMYQVDLGYEVESLTRFRLSLPDVQYDTLPEIRTFYRTLEQRLAGLPGVEAVGTAFGAPLARGTMTGDLRIEGQPEPEPSQEIPASVRSVSPDYLETMRIPVVRGRPILASDDAGGPQVTLINEEMARRAFPGEDPIGRRIGVTADFGYGSEEYWEVVGIVGDTRSRSVTEEPVPEMYVPHGRYGPGFVWVTVRSSAEAPVSLAAIREQVRALDPDLPIRDFEQVREAVSRQVAPTRFYMLLIGLFAGLALLLAAVGIYGVLSYLVSTRTREIGVRVALGADRGRIVRLTVLEGLAPALLGLGAGIVAALVGARVMESLLFGVAPRDPLVLIGIPIVLLAVALVAVAIPSFRAARIDPALALRAE; encoded by the coding sequence ATGCAGCGCTTCCCAGGTCTCCGCCGCGTGCTCCGCCTCGCGCCTCTCGGGCGCGACGTGGACGGCGAGGTGGACGACGAGCTGGCTCTCCACCTGGATCTGAAGGTGGCCGAGCTGATGCGGGAGGGCTGGTCGGAGGCGGAGGCCCGCGCGGAGGCGCGGCGCCGCTTCGGGGACTACGAGGGGATCCGGCGCGAGGTCGCCGAGATCGCAGGCCGTCGCCGACGCAAGGTGGAGCGGATGGAGCGGATGGGGCGGTGGCGGCAGGACCTGCGGTACGGCATCCGACAGATCGGACGGCATCCCGGGTTCGCGGCGGTGGCGGTGCTCACCCTGGCGCTGGGGATCGGCGCGACCACGGCCATCTTCAGCGTGGTCAGCGGCGTCCTCCTGCGGTCCCTGCCCTTCGCGGATGCGGAGCGCCTGGTGCGCGTGTGGGTGGACCCGACCAATTCCATGTCCGAACCGGACTTCGTGGACGTGCGCGATGAGGGCGCCGCCATCGAGGCGCTGGCCGGCTACTCCACGTCGGACGTGACGCTCACAGGCGATGGCGAGCCGTCGCTCCTCACCTCCGCACAGGTCTCCGAGGGCCTGTTGTCCATCTTCCAGGTCACGCCGGTGCTGGGCCGCGACCTGCGCGAGGACGAGCACGGCGCCAACGCCGCGCCCGTGGCCGTGATCAGCTACGGCACCTGGCAGCAGCTGTTCGCCGGTGCCAGCGACGTGCTCGGACGCACGCTCGTGATCAACGGCGTGACCACCGAGATCGTGGGTGTGGCACCGGAGGGCTTCGAGTTCCCGCGCACGGTGCAGATCTGGATGCCGCGACAGATCAATCCCGACGGCTGTGGCCGTGGGTGCCATACCTGGGTGACCGTCGGACGGCTCGCGGAGGGTGCGACGATCCAGCAGGCGCAGGCCGAGGCGGACCGGCTCGCCAGCGCGCTCGCAGCCGAGTTCCCCGACTCCAACACGGACAAGCGCTTCGCCATCGTCTCCCTGCAGGACGACATGGTCGGCGACGTGCGCGCCGGCCTGTGGGTGGTGCTGGCGTCGGTGATCGCGGTGCTGCTGATCGCCTGCGCCAACGTGGCCAACCTGCTGCTGGTGCGAGCCACGGCCCGGACCGGCGAGATGGCCGTGCGGGGTGCGCTCGGCGCCAGCCGCGGTCGGCTGGCGACGCAGATGCTGGTGGAGAGCGGCCTGCTGGCCGCGGCCGGTGGCGCGCTCGGGCTGCTGCTCGCCTGTGGCGGCGTCGGAGCGCTGCGCGGGCTGTCCTCCGGCACCATCCCACGCATCGAGGACGTCCGCGTGGACGGCCCGGTCCTGCTCTTCGCGCTGGCGATCGTCGTCGTGGTCACCCTGCTGGTGGGGCTGGTCCCCGCGCTGCGCTCATCCGAGTCCGCGCCGGCTGCCGACCTCGCCCACGCCGGCCGGGGCCGGAGCGGCAGCGCCCGTCAGGGTCCGCGCCGGCTGCTGGTGGCGCTCGAGGTGGGGCTGTCCGTGGTGCTGCTGATCGCGGCCGGCCTGATGCTCCGCACGTTCAACCAGATGTACCAGGTAGACCTCGGGTACGAGGTGGAATCGCTCACGCGCTTCCGGCTGAGCCTGCCCGATGTGCAGTACGACACCCTGCCCGAGATCCGCACGTTCTACCGCACGTTGGAGCAGCGGCTGGCCGGTCTACCGGGCGTGGAGGCCGTGGGCACGGCGTTCGGCGCGCCGTTGGCGCGCGGCACGATGACCGGCGACCTGCGCATCGAGGGGCAGCCCGAGCCGGAGCCGTCGCAGGAGATCCCCGCCTCGGTGCGTTCGGTCAGTCCGGACTACCTGGAGACGATGCGCATCCCCGTGGTGCGCGGCCGGCCGATCCTTGCCAGTGACGATGCCGGTGGACCCCAGGTTACCCTGATCAACGAGGAGATGGCACGGCGCGCCTTCCCCGGAGAGGACCCGATCGGTCGGCGCATCGGTGTGACCGCGGATTTCGGGTACGGGTCCGAGGAATACTGGGAGGTCGTGGGCATCGTCGGCGACACCCGCAGCCGCTCGGTCACCGAGGAGCCGGTGCCGGAGATGTACGTGCCGCATGGCCGCTACGGACCGGGCTTCGTGTGGGTGACCGTACGCTCCAGCGCCGAGGCCCCCGTGTCGCTCGCGGCGATCCGGGAGCAGGTCCGCGCGCTGGACCCGGACCTGCCCATCCGCGACTTCGAGCAGGTCCGCGAGGCGGTGTCGCGCCAGGTGGCGCCCACCCGCTTCTACATGCTGCTGATCGGCCTCTTCGCCGGGCTGGCGCTGCTGCTGGCGGCGGTGGGCATCTACGGCGTGCTGTCCTACCTGGTCTCCACGCGCACACGCGAGATCGGCGTGCGGGTCGCGCTCGGCGCGGACCGCGGCCGCATCGTCCGGCTCACCGTGCTGGAGGGGCTGGCCCCCGCGCTGCTCGGTCTGGGGGCCGGCATCGTGGCCGCGCTGGTGGGCGCGCGCGTCATGGAGTCCCTGTTGTTCGGGGTGGCGCCGCGCGATCCACTCGTGCTGATCGGCATTCCGATCGTCCTGCTGGCGGTGGCGCTCGTGGCCGTCGCCATTCCATCCTTCCGTGCCGCGCGCATCGATCCCGCGCTCGCGCTGCGCGCGGAGTGA
- a CDS encoding amidohydrolase, whose translation MNTPTLSSTALGTGAFLFASLLAPALAAQETPAAGDSSASKASLPLPAERSFTLDTDEGSWISLDVSPDGRTIAFDLLGDLYTVPIGGGDARRITSGLAFDAQPVYSPDGSKLLFVSDRSGGQNLWTLELASGDTAQITKGNDNGWVSPEWTPDGEYVLASRSESRLGVVKLWMGHVDGGSGRVLMEDPDPLKTVGAAVSPDGRWIWHGRRMRSWDYNASFPQYQIAVYDRDTGRTYTRSSRYGSAFRPTLSPDGRWLVYGSRFEDQTGLRLRDLESGAERWLVYPVQRDDLESIADRDALPGMSFTPDSRELVASWGGRIWRVPVAGGDPVAVPFRVREEIAMGPEVRFSYDIADTPEFTVRQIRDAVPSPDGARLAFTALDKLYVMDYPSGTPRRLTEGPAGTTEAYPTWSPDGQWVAWVTWTPDGGHIHRRRANGQGQAQQLTRMAATWQQLAWSPDGERIVAIRGPARAYQEATGPNAPGAEEDLVWIPAAGGDATAIAPTEGRSTPHFATDPDRIWLTHGQNGLVSIRWDGTDERQHVKVVGNTRPEAPSPNTASVILKAPRGDQALAQVNNDLYVVTVPYVGGETPIISVANPANAAFPARKLTVVGGQFPAWASDGRSVHWSIGNAHFVYDLDRAEAVEDSIADARRANPSDTTSSGDDAYEAAETRIRIQATRDLPEGVVALRGARVITMRGDEVIENADVVVRNNRIAAVGPRGQVDIPAGAEEIDVSGRTIVPGFVDTHSHMWPSWGIHKSQVWMYMANLAYGVTTTRDPQTSSTDVITYGDLVDAGEVLGPRVYSTGPGVFGDYVEDPIRDLEHARDILRRYSEYYDTKTIKMYMAGNRQQRQWVIMAAKEQELMPTTEGGLMFAYDLTMMLDGYPGQEHSLPIYPIYGDVVELAARSAITYTPTLLVSYGGPFSENYFYATENPHADEKLRRFTPHEDLDSRTRRRNDGWFMDEEYVFEEHARGLKQIYDAGGRIGVGSHGQLQGLGYHWELWAVQSGGLEEHEALRAATQMGAEALGLGRSWAPSRAASWPTCWCWTPTPWTTSATATPSGT comes from the coding sequence ATGAACACGCCCACCCTGTCTTCGACTGCGCTCGGGACCGGCGCGTTCCTTTTCGCGTCGCTGCTGGCGCCCGCGCTGGCGGCCCAGGAAACCCCGGCCGCCGGGGACAGCAGCGCGTCCAAGGCTTCGCTCCCGCTGCCCGCGGAGCGCTCCTTCACGCTGGATACGGACGAGGGGTCCTGGATCTCGCTGGACGTGAGCCCCGACGGACGCACCATCGCGTTCGACCTGCTCGGCGACCTCTACACGGTGCCGATCGGCGGGGGCGACGCCCGTCGCATCACGAGCGGACTCGCCTTCGACGCGCAGCCGGTCTACAGCCCGGATGGCTCGAAGCTGCTCTTCGTCTCCGACCGCTCCGGCGGGCAGAACCTGTGGACGCTGGAGCTGGCCAGCGGCGACACGGCGCAGATCACCAAGGGGAACGACAACGGCTGGGTCTCGCCCGAATGGACGCCGGACGGCGAATACGTGCTGGCCTCGCGCAGCGAGTCGCGGCTCGGCGTGGTCAAGCTTTGGATGGGCCACGTGGACGGCGGCAGCGGCCGCGTGCTGATGGAGGATCCCGATCCCCTGAAGACGGTCGGCGCCGCAGTGAGCCCGGACGGCCGTTGGATCTGGCACGGACGCCGGATGCGGAGCTGGGACTACAACGCGTCGTTCCCGCAGTACCAGATCGCGGTGTACGATCGCGACACGGGTCGCACCTACACGCGCTCGTCGCGCTACGGCTCCGCGTTCCGGCCCACGCTCTCGCCGGACGGCCGCTGGCTGGTGTACGGATCGCGCTTCGAGGACCAGACCGGGCTGCGCCTGCGCGACCTGGAGAGCGGCGCCGAGCGCTGGCTGGTCTACCCGGTGCAGCGTGACGACCTGGAGTCGATCGCGGACCGCGACGCGCTGCCCGGCATGTCGTTCACGCCGGATTCGCGTGAGCTGGTGGCGTCCTGGGGGGGCAGGATCTGGCGCGTGCCCGTCGCCGGTGGGGATCCGGTCGCCGTTCCCTTCCGCGTGCGGGAGGAGATCGCGATGGGACCCGAGGTACGCTTCTCCTACGACATCGCGGACACGCCGGAGTTCACCGTGCGGCAGATCCGCGATGCGGTGCCCTCGCCGGACGGCGCACGCCTCGCCTTCACCGCGCTCGACAAGCTCTACGTCATGGACTACCCGTCCGGCACGCCGCGGCGGCTGACCGAGGGACCGGCCGGCACCACCGAGGCGTATCCGACCTGGTCGCCGGACGGACAGTGGGTGGCCTGGGTGACGTGGACGCCGGACGGCGGCCACATCCACCGCCGCCGCGCGAACGGACAGGGACAGGCGCAGCAGCTCACGCGCATGGCCGCGACCTGGCAGCAGCTCGCCTGGTCTCCGGACGGAGAGCGCATCGTGGCCATCCGCGGGCCCGCGCGCGCCTACCAGGAGGCCACCGGCCCCAACGCGCCCGGTGCCGAGGAGGACCTGGTGTGGATCCCGGCCGCGGGCGGGGACGCCACGGCCATCGCGCCCACGGAGGGCCGCTCCACGCCGCACTTCGCCACGGATCCGGACCGCATCTGGCTGACGCACGGCCAGAACGGGCTCGTCTCCATCCGTTGGGACGGCACGGACGAGCGGCAGCACGTCAAGGTGGTGGGCAACACCCGCCCCGAGGCGCCCTCGCCCAACACGGCGTCGGTGATCCTCAAGGCGCCCCGGGGCGACCAGGCCCTCGCGCAGGTCAACAACGACCTGTACGTGGTGACCGTCCCCTACGTGGGTGGCGAGACGCCGATCATCTCGGTCGCCAATCCTGCCAACGCGGCCTTCCCGGCCCGCAAGCTCACCGTGGTGGGCGGGCAGTTCCCGGCGTGGGCGTCGGACGGCCGCAGCGTGCACTGGTCGATCGGCAACGCGCACTTCGTCTACGACCTGGATCGCGCCGAAGCGGTGGAGGATTCGATCGCCGATGCGCGCCGGGCCAATCCGTCCGACACGACGTCCTCCGGCGACGATGCCTACGAGGCCGCGGAGACCCGCATCCGCATCCAGGCCACGCGCGACCTGCCCGAAGGCGTGGTGGCGCTGCGCGGCGCCCGCGTGATCACCATGCGGGGAGACGAGGTGATCGAGAACGCGGACGTGGTGGTGCGCAACAACCGCATCGCCGCGGTGGGCCCGCGCGGCCAGGTGGACATCCCGGCCGGTGCGGAGGAGATCGACGTGAGTGGCCGCACGATCGTGCCGGGGTTCGTGGACACCCACTCCCACATGTGGCCCAGTTGGGGCATCCACAAGAGCCAGGTCTGGATGTACATGGCCAACCTGGCGTACGGCGTGACCACGACGCGCGATCCGCAGACGTCCAGCACGGACGTGATCACGTACGGGGACCTCGTGGACGCGGGCGAGGTGCTGGGACCGCGCGTCTACTCGACGGGGCCCGGCGTGTTCGGTGACTACGTCGAGGATCCGATCCGCGACCTCGAGCACGCGCGCGACATCCTCCGGCGCTACAGCGAGTACTACGACACCAAGACCATCAAGATGTACATGGCCGGCAACCGCCAGCAGCGGCAGTGGGTCATCATGGCGGCCAAGGAGCAGGAGTTGATGCCCACCACCGAAGGTGGGCTGATGTTCGCGTACGACCTCACCATGATGCTGGACGGCTATCCCGGTCAGGAGCACTCGCTGCCCATCTATCCCATCTACGGGGACGTGGTGGAGCTGGCCGCCCGCTCCGCCATCACGTACACGCCCACGTTGCTGGTGTCGTATGGCGGTCCGTTCTCGGAGAACTACTTCTACGCCACCGAGAACCCGCACGCGGACGAGAAGCTGCGGCGCTTCACGCCGCACGAGGACCTGGATTCGCGCACACGCCGCCGCAACGACGGCTGGTTCATGGACGAGGAGTACGTCTTCGAGGAGCACGCGCGCGGGTTGAAGCAGATCTACGACGCGGGCGGACGCATCGGCGTCGGCAGCCACGGGCAGCTGCAGGGCCTGGGCTACCACTGGGAGCTGTGGGCCGTGCAGTCGGGTGGGCTGGAGGAGCATGAAGCGCTGCGCGCCGCGACGCAGATGGGCGCCGAGGCCCTGGGGCTGGGGAGGAGCTGGGCTCCATCGAGGGCGGCAAGCTGGCCGACCTGCTGGTGCTGGACGCCAACCCCCTGGACGACATCCGCAACAGCAACACCATCCGGTACGTGA
- a CDS encoding DinB family protein: MPLSPSLALAFLRTSRRHLLGEYRPKIERCLDLLTDQDIWWRPDAGSNSIGNLVLHLSGNARQWIVAGVDGQTDLRDRDYEFAEQGPLSTELLRARMASALGEVEAALVSLEQRAAQDPALLLERRTIQGMDVSVLEAIYHVVEHFSQHTGQILWITKMRTGSDLGFWVVDAEGARPNWG; this comes from the coding sequence ATGCCGCTGTCCCCCTCCCTCGCCCTCGCCTTCCTGCGCACGTCGCGGCGCCACCTCCTGGGCGAGTACCGACCCAAGATCGAGCGCTGCCTGGACCTGCTCACCGACCAGGACATCTGGTGGCGGCCGGACGCCGGCAGCAATTCGATCGGCAACCTGGTCCTGCACCTGTCCGGGAATGCGCGGCAGTGGATCGTGGCCGGCGTGGATGGGCAGACCGACCTGCGGGATCGCGACTACGAGTTCGCGGAGCAGGGACCCCTGTCCACCGAGCTGCTCCGGGCCCGCATGGCGAGCGCGCTCGGGGAGGTGGAGGCGGCCCTGGTGAGCCTGGAGCAACGCGCCGCGCAGGACCCCGCGCTCCTGCTCGAACGGCGCACGATCCAGGGGATGGACGTGAGCGTGCTGGAGGCCATCTACCACGTGGTGGAGCACTTCTCCCAGCACACGGGGCAGATCCTCTGGATCACCAAGATGCGGACCGGCTCCGATCTCGGGTTCTGGGTGGTGGACGCGGAGGGGGCTCGACCCAACTGGGGCTGA
- a CDS encoding class I SAM-dependent methyltransferase, which yields MRQPANSGSVFDGAAACYDRVRPGYPAAVMPEAIRLAGLGRGDRVLEVGCGTGQATLPLAREGLEIVALEPGPALARIAQARLAGFPNVEVVLEPFEAYGAPHARFAAVIAATSFHWLDPDVRVRRAAELVRRGGALVLLSNVQRLSFSEFFERVQAVYQVHLPEWPARDLAATWSHIPEQIEDVDRGGWFETVAVRTFDWRVAYPRDRYLELLRTFSDHRSLPEPRLTALLADIGTLIDAEFDGRVVQPWRTILQVARRSAQGVEVEAS from the coding sequence GTGCGGCAACCAGCGAACAGCGGCTCGGTCTTCGACGGCGCGGCGGCGTGCTACGACCGCGTGCGTCCTGGCTACCCGGCCGCGGTGATGCCGGAGGCGATCCGGCTCGCGGGCCTCGGGCGCGGGGACCGCGTTCTGGAGGTCGGCTGCGGGACCGGACAGGCCACGCTGCCACTGGCACGTGAGGGACTGGAGATCGTCGCGCTGGAGCCCGGCCCGGCGCTGGCCCGGATCGCCCAGGCGCGGCTCGCGGGATTCCCCAATGTCGAGGTGGTCCTGGAGCCCTTCGAGGCGTACGGCGCGCCGCACGCGCGGTTCGCCGCGGTGATCGCCGCGACGTCCTTCCACTGGCTCGATCCCGACGTCCGGGTCCGCCGCGCCGCCGAGCTGGTCCGCCGGGGCGGCGCCCTGGTGCTCCTCTCGAACGTGCAGCGACTCAGCTTCAGCGAGTTCTTCGAGCGCGTCCAGGCGGTCTATCAGGTCCACCTGCCGGAGTGGCCCGCGCGGGATCTCGCGGCCACCTGGAGCCACATCCCGGAGCAGATCGAGGACGTGGACCGCGGAGGATGGTTCGAGACGGTCGCGGTGCGGACCTTCGATTGGCGCGTGGCGTATCCGCGCGACCGCTACCTGGAGCTGCTGCGCACGTTCTCCGACCACCGGAGCCTTCCGGAGCCGCGGCTCACCGCGTTGCTCGCGGACATCGGCACGCTGATCGACGCCGAGTTCGACGGCCGCGTGGTGCAACCCTGGCGCACCATCCTGCAGGTGGCGCGCCGGTCGGCCCAGGGTGTCGAGGTCGAGGCGTCCTGA
- a CDS encoding type II toxin-antitoxin system HicB family antitoxin, whose protein sequence is MIEYKGYTGVFEFDPDFELFTGHVVDLRDEIYFEGGSVDELKESLKRAVDHYLSVCRERGEEAEKPFSGRLNLRLGSDLHRDVAVAAAASGESINSWIVRVVGDAAEDVRRPLRANKTLTPKKQTASGSSPRKKKQTA, encoded by the coding sequence ATGATCGAGTACAAGGGTTATACAGGGGTTTTCGAGTTCGATCCGGACTTCGAGCTGTTCACCGGACATGTCGTGGATCTTCGGGACGAGATCTACTTCGAGGGCGGCTCCGTCGATGAGCTGAAGGAGTCCCTCAAGCGAGCTGTCGACCACTATTTGAGCGTCTGCCGCGAACGGGGCGAGGAGGCGGAGAAGCCTTTCTCCGGCAGATTGAACCTGCGCCTCGGCTCCGATCTCCACAGGGACGTTGCCGTGGCCGCCGCCGCCTCGGGCGAGAGCATCAACTCCTGGATTGTGCGCGTCGTCGGGGACGCCGCGGAGGATGTGAGGCGTCCGCTACGTGCCAACAAGACTCTCACGCCAAAGAAGCAGACCGCGTCTGGATCTTCTCCACGAAAGAAGAAGCAGACCGCCTAG